One window of Flavobacterium ammonificans genomic DNA carries:
- the murC gene encoding UDP-N-acetylmuramate--L-alanine ligase, with protein sequence MNLNQIHNVFFIGIGGIGMSALARYFKTIGKNVSGYDKTPSMLTDELIASGIDIHFEDRIDLISKEYYVENTLVIITPAVPVTHSQWNYFLERDYEVKKRAEVLGIITKDTFCFAVAGTHGKTTTSSILGHILFESGADVTAFVGGIVENYNSNLIGTGKTVTVVEADEFDRSFLHLHPNIACVTSMDADHLDIYGTSEEIEASFVEFANKVEDKSQLFITNELPIEGVTCAVNEEAVYKAFNVRVGNGSYVFDVQTPTETIRDIAFGLPGRHNLMNALMALAMAKTFGTSSEAIAKALASFQGIRRRFSYQIKTPNLVYIDDYAHHPTEINAVHQAVSELYPNQKVLAIFQPHLFSRTKDFADDFAKSLSLFDEVILLDIYPARELPMEGITSQWLMNKMTSENKILVTKEDLIPSILASDARIIVTIGAGDLGEMVPSIKNALYETI encoded by the coding sequence ATGAATTTAAATCAAATACATAACGTCTTTTTTATAGGAATCGGAGGGATTGGAATGAGTGCTTTAGCGCGTTATTTCAAAACTATCGGAAAAAATGTTTCGGGTTACGATAAAACGCCTTCAATGTTAACCGATGAATTGATTGCAAGTGGTATTGATATCCACTTTGAAGATCGTATTGATTTAATTTCGAAAGAGTATTATGTGGAAAATACCTTGGTGATAATTACCCCGGCCGTCCCTGTAACACATTCGCAATGGAACTATTTTTTAGAGCGCGATTACGAAGTTAAAAAGCGCGCCGAAGTATTAGGAATTATAACTAAAGATACTTTTTGTTTTGCAGTTGCAGGTACACACGGTAAAACTACTACCTCAAGTATCTTAGGACATATTTTATTTGAAAGTGGTGCTGATGTCACTGCTTTTGTAGGTGGAATAGTTGAAAATTACAACTCTAATTTAATTGGAACTGGAAAAACAGTTACTGTGGTTGAGGCTGATGAATTCGATCGTTCGTTCTTGCATTTGCATCCCAATATTGCTTGTGTAACTTCTATGGATGCGGATCATTTGGATATTTATGGAACAAGTGAAGAAATTGAAGCGTCGTTTGTAGAGTTTGCGAATAAAGTAGAAGATAAGAGTCAATTGTTTATTACGAATGAATTGCCAATAGAAGGAGTGACTTGTGCAGTAAATGAGGAAGCGGTGTATAAAGCGTTCAATGTGAGGGTTGGAAACGGAAGTTATGTTTTTGACGTACAAACGCCAACAGAAACCATTCGTGATATTGCTTTCGGATTGCCAGGCAGACACAATTTGATGAATGCTTTGATGGCTTTGGCTATGGCCAAAACTTTTGGAACTTCATCGGAAGCGATTGCCAAAGCATTGGCTTCATTTCAAGGAATTAGAAGACGCTTTTCGTATCAGATAAAAACGCCAAATTTGGTGTATATCGATGATTACGCACATCATCCAACAGAAATTAATGCGGTACATCAAGCGGTTAGCGAATTGTATCCTAACCAAAAAGTACTAGCTATTTTCCAACCGCATTTGTTTAGTAGAACGAAAGATTTTGCAGATGATTTCGCGAAAAGTTTATCGCTTTTTGACGAAGTAATTTTATTGGATATTTATCCAGCTCGAGAATTGCCAATGGAAGGAATTACTTCGCAATGGTTGATGAATAAAATGACAAGTGAAAATAAAATATTGGTAACTAAAGAAGATTTGATTCCTTCAATTTTAGCTTCAGATGCACGAATTATAGTAACCATTGGAGCGGGAGATTTAGGAGAAATGGTACCGTCAATAAAAAACGCATTGTATGAAACGATTTAA
- a CDS encoding FtsW/RodA/SpoVE family cell cycle protein, with product MKLKQLLSNLKGDKVIWSFLALLALFSFMPVFSASTNLAFGRGGDGNTLGYLVKHSAHLGMGFMIIYVVHKIPYHYFRVISRIGLPIVWGLLVLTLFKGTNIGGANASRWLQLPFIGISFQTSSIAAIILYIYVARYLSKTREIPVTFKASFVELWIPVFITLALILPANFSTTALMFVMVVMIAFVGQYQLKYIGYIMAMAIAGLLIFVVLSKAFPDSKFFSRVDTWISRIENYGTDKVGEDEYQINAAKTAIASGNFTGLGPGKSVQRHFLPQSSSDFIYAIIVEEYGLVGGLVVLGLYLLLLFRFVIAAHKANTLFGKLVVISLGFPLIFQALINMAVAVELLPVTGQTLPLISSGGSSIWMTCFALGIIINVTKKEEEIEQEQKEAAKREEALQKLIDQQLESDEQHIEPNNYSIQDSSKNPMSAVINK from the coding sequence ATGAAACTCAAACAGCTACTAAGCAATCTAAAAGGAGATAAGGTAATTTGGTCATTTTTGGCTTTATTGGCTTTATTTTCCTTTATGCCTGTTTTTAGTGCTAGTACAAATTTAGCTTTTGGTCGAGGTGGAGACGGAAATACATTAGGGTATTTAGTGAAGCATTCGGCTCATTTGGGAATGGGTTTTATGATTATTTACGTGGTTCATAAAATTCCATATCATTATTTTAGAGTGATATCCAGAATAGGTTTGCCCATAGTTTGGGGACTTTTAGTGCTCACGTTGTTTAAAGGAACCAATATTGGCGGAGCCAATGCAAGTCGATGGTTACAATTACCATTTATTGGAATTTCATTTCAAACCTCTTCTATAGCAGCTATCATTTTATACATTTATGTAGCTCGTTATTTATCTAAAACAAGAGAAATTCCAGTGACTTTTAAAGCCTCTTTTGTTGAGTTATGGATTCCGGTATTTATCACTTTAGCATTGATTTTGCCTGCGAATTTTTCGACTACTGCTTTAATGTTTGTGATGGTGGTTATGATTGCTTTTGTAGGACAGTATCAATTGAAATACATTGGTTACATTATGGCAATGGCTATAGCAGGATTATTAATTTTTGTGGTGTTGTCAAAAGCTTTTCCAGATTCAAAATTCTTTAGCAGGGTAGATACCTGGATTAGTAGAATTGAAAATTACGGTACTGATAAAGTAGGGGAAGATGAATATCAAATAAATGCTGCAAAAACCGCTATTGCTTCAGGAAATTTTACAGGGCTTGGGCCAGGAAAAAGTGTTCAAAGACATTTTTTACCTCAATCATCTTCTGATTTTATTTATGCCATTATTGTAGAAGAATATGGATTAGTTGGCGGGTTGGTAGTTTTAGGATTGTATCTTTTGTTGCTGTTCCGATTTGTAATTGCAGCACACAAGGCCAATACTTTGTTTGGAAAGTTAGTCGTCATTAGTTTGGGATTTCCATTAATATTTCAGGCATTAATCAATATGGCTGTTGCCGTGGAATTACTACCTGTTACAGGACAAACCTTACCCTTGATAAGTAGTGGGGGAAGTTCAATTTGGATGACTTGTTTTGCTCTTGGAATCATCATTAATGTGACTAAGAAAGAAGAGGAAATTGAGCAAGAACAAAAAGAAGCTGCGAAACGAGAAGAAGCACTTCAAAAATTAATAGACCAACAACTAGAATCAGACGAACAACACATAGAACCCAATAATTATTCCATTCAAGACAGCTCTAAAAATCCAATGAGTGCAGTAATAAATAAATAG
- the murG gene encoding undecaprenyldiphospho-muramoylpentapeptide beta-N-acetylglucosaminyltransferase, with translation MRTYKFILSGGGTGGHIYPAIAIANELKSRFPDADILFVGAKDKMEMQKVPQAGYPIQGLWIAGLQRRLTFDNSLFPVKLLNSLLKSRQIIKQFKPDVVIGTGGFASGPLLQMANSAGIPTVIQEQNSYPGITNKLLSKKANAICVAYEKLERFFPKEKIVLTGNPVRQDLIEVQSKRAEGLAHYNLDPNKKTILILGGSLGARRINQLIEKELEFFASQNVQLLWQCGKFYLDEYQKWNSDNVQVMAFIERMDLVYAAADVVISRAGASSVSELCIVGKPVIFIPSPNVAEDHQTKNAKSVADKNGAILIRESELDSNFESTFSDLITDENKQNELSQNINNLALPNATKAIVEEILKLIK, from the coding sequence ATGAGAACATACAAATTCATACTAAGCGGAGGAGGAACAGGAGGTCATATTTACCCTGCAATTGCTATCGCTAATGAATTAAAGTCTCGATTTCCTGATGCTGATATTCTTTTTGTTGGCGCGAAGGATAAAATGGAAATGCAAAAAGTACCTCAGGCGGGGTACCCAATACAAGGACTTTGGATTGCAGGTTTGCAAAGACGTTTGACTTTTGATAATTCTTTGTTTCCAGTAAAGCTATTGAATAGTTTGTTAAAATCAAGACAAATTATTAAACAATTCAAACCAGATGTGGTAATTGGAACAGGAGGTTTTGCGAGCGGGCCATTATTGCAAATGGCTAATAGCGCAGGCATACCGACTGTAATACAAGAACAAAATTCCTATCCAGGAATTACCAATAAGTTATTAAGTAAGAAAGCCAATGCGATTTGCGTAGCTTATGAAAAATTAGAGCGCTTTTTTCCTAAAGAGAAAATTGTTTTGACTGGGAATCCAGTGCGACAGGATTTAATTGAAGTGCAAAGTAAAAGAGCTGAAGGTCTTGCGCATTACAATTTAGATCCCAATAAAAAAACGATTTTGATTTTAGGAGGAAGTTTAGGAGCAAGACGTATCAATCAATTGATTGAAAAAGAATTGGAATTCTTTGCTTCTCAAAATGTACAGTTGCTTTGGCAATGTGGGAAATTTTACTTGGATGAGTACCAAAAATGGAATTCAGATAATGTGCAAGTAATGGCTTTCATCGAAAGAATGGATTTAGTGTATGCTGCTGCCGACGTAGTAATTTCGAGAGCAGGAGCCTCTTCTGTTTCGGAGTTGTGTATTGTAGGGAAACCAGTAATTTTTATTCCGTCACCCAATGTAGCTGAAGACCATCAAACAAAGAATGCTAAATCGGTAGCTGATAAAAACGGTGCTATTTTGATACGCGAAAGCGAGTTAGATTCCAATTTCGAATCTACTTTTTCGGATTTGATTACTGATGAAAATAAGCAAAACGAATTGAGTCAAAACATTAACAACTTGGCTTTGCCTAATGCAACTAAAGCCATAGTAGAAGAGATACTAAAATTAATCAAATAA